Proteins found in one Methanospirillum hungatei JF-1 genomic segment:
- the pseF gene encoding pseudaminic acid cytidylyltransferase, whose translation MRLAIIPARGGSKRIPRKNIRDFCGKPIITWSIEAALQSKCFDRVIVSTDDEEIADVARRFGAEVPFLRPAKLADDYTGTAAVVRHTIEWFEGNGILYEEVCCIYATAPFIRAEDIQSGLEKLHSSNADYAFTVTSFPFPIQRAVKINTTGTLEMFYPEYYNTRSQDLEEAYHDAGQFYWGKASAWKEGVILFSERSVPIVLPRYRVQDIDTLEDWIRAEMMFKCM comes from the coding sequence ATGCGACTTGCAATCATCCCTGCCCGGGGCGGAAGCAAAAGGATTCCGCGAAAGAATATCAGGGATTTCTGCGGAAAGCCAATCATTACCTGGTCAATTGAAGCGGCTCTCCAGAGTAAATGCTTTGACCGGGTTATTGTTTCGACGGATGATGAGGAGATTGCTGATGTTGCAAGAAGATTTGGGGCAGAGGTTCCATTTCTCCGTCCGGCCAAACTGGCTGATGATTATACCGGGACGGCAGCGGTTGTCCGTCATACGATTGAGTGGTTTGAGGGAAATGGGATCTTATACGAGGAGGTATGCTGTATCTATGCAACGGCTCCTTTTATCAGGGCAGAAGATATTCAATCCGGTCTTGAGAAACTTCATTCAAGTAATGCAGACTATGCTTTCACGGTAACGAGTTTTCCGTTCCCGATACAGCGGGCTGTAAAAATAAATACTACCGGCACACTTGAGATGTTCTATCCGGAGTATTATAATACACGGTCCCAGGATCTCGAAGAAGCATACCATGATGCCGGTCAGTTCTACTGGGGGAAAGCATCTGCTTGGAAAGAGGGAGTTATATTATTTTCAGAGAGATCAGTTCCGATTGTTCTGCCAAGATACCGGGTTCAGGATATTGATACTTTGGAAGACTGGATCCGAGCGGAGATGATGTTCAAGTGCATGTAA
- a CDS encoding pseudaminic acid biosynthesis-associated methylase gives MKSYKTDQEKFWAGEFGTEYISRNANRDSISKNLAFFAAALKHTRNINSCIEFGANIGINLKALKILLPKLNQYAIEINTDAITELNKFLPEQNIFPQSILEYSPTKTFDLVLIKGVLIHINPEYLEKVYNLLYESSNRYLLICEYYNPSPIEVTYRGHQKRLFKRDFCGEMLDLYEDLILTDYGFVYHRDWNFPQDDINWFLLEKKQ, from the coding sequence ATGAAATCATATAAGACAGATCAGGAAAAATTTTGGGCTGGGGAATTTGGGACGGAATACATATCAAGAAATGCAAATCGTGATTCTATTTCAAAAAATCTTGCTTTCTTCGCTGCTGCATTAAAACATACTCGTAATATTAATAGTTGTATTGAGTTTGGAGCAAATATTGGAATAAATCTAAAAGCATTAAAAATACTTCTTCCTAAACTAAATCAATATGCAATTGAGATAAATACGGATGCAATTACCGAACTAAATAAGTTTCTTCCCGAACAAAATATTTTCCCGCAATCAATTCTAGAATACTCACCAACAAAGACATTTGATCTTGTTTTAATCAAAGGTGTTCTAATCCATATCAATCCTGAATATCTGGAAAAAGTATACAATTTGTTGTACGAATCATCTAATCGGTATTTATTAATTTGTGAATATTATAATCCATCACCTATTGAGGTTACTTATAGAGGCCATCAGAAAAGATTGTTTAAACGAGATTTTTGTGGAGAAATGCTAGATCTATATGAAGATCTCATTCTTACCGATTATGGTTTTGTGTACCATAGGGATTGGAATTTTCCACAGGATGACATTAATTGGTTTTTATTAGAGAAAAAACAATGA
- the pseG gene encoding UDP-2,4-diacetamido-2,4,6-trideoxy-beta-L-altropyranose hydrolase, whose amino-acid sequence MFNSLIIIRTDASTAIGTGHVMRCLTLAGVLRDRGASVSFICREHDGHLCDRIEEQGFIVHRLRKGADPVFPSPAFDPYHAPWLGVSWEEDSEETRRIISTLDRKPDWLIVDHYALDERWERYLRPYVSRIFVIDDLADRVHDCDLLLDQNLVEGMETRYDEKIPSSCGKMLGPEYALLQPIYSELHDKIPPREGPIRRILIFFGGVDQNNLTGIALSAVMELNHPDIKVDVVISKKSPFYNTIRDQIVGRPGIVVHSNLPSLAPLIAKADLAIGASGTTCWERLCLGLPTIVITTAENQKAIAHGLKEQGLVKWLGNADTVTANMIRESISKLLSRRDIRDWSSQCSQRVDGLGVMRVFTALTISPDTALHVRRAKLSDEKILLSWANDPLNRKNSFTLDEISPDRHHQWFYDKLRDVENVFLYIVESEDKVPIGQVRFERKSEIWEIHYSLATEFRNRGVGRPLLKAGLCAFRKEHEGVIIFGRVKEENTTSCKVFESLNFSAKSDGGGVAYQRLL is encoded by the coding sequence ATGTTTAATTCTTTAATAATAATCCGCACCGATGCATCTACCGCTATCGGCACGGGTCATGTCATGCGTTGCCTCACCCTTGCCGGAGTTTTGAGAGATAGAGGTGCATCGGTCTCATTTATCTGCCGTGAACATGATGGGCATCTTTGTGACCGCATCGAGGAGCAGGGGTTTATAGTCCATCGTTTAAGGAAAGGTGCCGATCCTGTATTTCCATCTCCGGCGTTTGATCCATATCATGCCCCTTGGCTTGGAGTCTCATGGGAAGAGGATTCCGAAGAAACTCGCAGGATAATATCTACACTGGACAGAAAACCGGACTGGTTAATTGTTGATCATTATGCATTGGATGAGAGATGGGAAAGGTATCTCCGCCCATATGTTTCCCGGATCTTTGTTATTGATGATCTTGCTGACCGGGTGCATGACTGCGATCTTCTTTTGGATCAAAACCTGGTTGAAGGGATGGAGACGAGGTACGATGAAAAGATCCCATCCTCGTGTGGAAAGATGCTGGGACCAGAGTATGCTTTGCTTCAGCCGATTTATTCAGAACTACATGATAAGATCCCCCCTCGTGAAGGTCCAATCAGGCGAATTCTTATCTTTTTTGGCGGGGTAGACCAGAATAACCTGACCGGAATAGCCCTTTCCGCAGTAATGGAGTTGAACCATCCGGATATCAAGGTTGATGTGGTCATATCAAAAAAATCCCCTTTTTATAATACTATCCGGGATCAGATTGTTGGCAGACCGGGCATAGTAGTACACAGTAACCTTCCATCTCTTGCACCCCTGATTGCGAAAGCGGATCTAGCGATCGGGGCTTCCGGGACAACGTGTTGGGAACGATTGTGCCTGGGGCTTCCTACCATTGTGATAACTACAGCAGAGAATCAGAAAGCCATTGCTCATGGTCTTAAAGAGCAAGGTCTAGTTAAATGGCTAGGAAATGCTGATACCGTAACAGCAAATATGATTCGCGAATCTATTTCTAAACTGTTGTCAAGAAGGGATATTAGGGATTGGTCCTCACAGTGCTCACAAAGGGTTGATGGCCTTGGGGTAATGAGGGTTTTTACTGCACTTACGATATCTCCGGATACAGCATTACATGTTCGACGTGCTAAGCTTTCTGACGAAAAAATATTGTTATCATGGGCGAATGACCCATTAAACCGGAAGAATTCTTTCACATTGGATGAGATCTCTCCAGACAGACACCATCAATGGTTTTATGATAAACTCCGAGATGTAGAGAATGTTTTTCTCTATATTGTTGAGAGTGAGGATAAGGTTCCCATCGGACAGGTGAGATTTGAAAGAAAAAGTGAAATATGGGAAATTCATTACTCTCTTGCCACCGAGTTCAGGAACCGTGGAGTAGGAAGGCCCCTTCTGAAGGCTGGTCTTTGCGCATTCAGAAAAGAACATGAAGGGGTAATAATATTTGGAAGAGTAAAAGAAGAGAATACTACCTCATGTAAAGTTTTTGAATCACTTAATTTCTCAGCCAAATCTGACGGGGGGGGGGTGGCGTATCAGCGTCTGCTCTGA
- a CDS encoding formyltransferase family protein, whose amino-acid sequence MNEYIPVLIFDWIDDGHEVRWAHDAAELPAGDMCFFLSYEKIVDKNRLMQHRNNLVVHASDLPKGRGWSPLTWQILEGKDKIPVTIFEAGESVDSGPIYEKAFVSFSGNELIEELRCGLANEIVDLCRDFVSGYPDSAKLGLKQEGEPSFYPHRGPEDSKIDVQKSLLSQFHLLRTVDNNKYPAWFEYKGRKFFLKITAKSNLDNAKE is encoded by the coding sequence ATGAACGAATATATCCCGGTTTTAATCTTTGATTGGATAGATGATGGTCATGAAGTGAGATGGGCACATGATGCAGCAGAACTTCCCGCGGGAGATATGTGTTTTTTCTTGAGTTATGAGAAGATAGTAGATAAAAATCGGTTGATGCAGCATCGAAACAATCTTGTTGTTCACGCTAGTGATTTACCGAAAGGAAGGGGTTGGTCACCTCTTACCTGGCAAATTCTTGAAGGAAAAGATAAAATTCCAGTAACGATATTTGAAGCCGGAGAATCAGTTGATAGTGGACCCATATACGAGAAAGCTTTTGTATCATTTTCAGGTAATGAATTGATTGAAGAACTGCGTTGTGGATTAGCGAATGAAATTGTTGATTTATGTAGGGATTTTGTCAGTGGATATCCAGATAGTGCAAAACTTGGACTGAAGCAAGAAGGTGAGCCATCTTTTTATCCACACCGTGGCCCTGAAGATAGTAAGATTGACGTTCAGAAAAGCCTTTTATCACAATTCCATCTGTTAAGAACGGTAGATAATAATAAGTACCCTGCTTGGTTTGAGTATAAAGGACGTAAATTTTTTCTTAAAATTACCGCTAAAAGCAATTTAGATAATGCAAAAGAATGA
- the pseI gene encoding pseudaminic acid synthase: MQIGRSIIGNNHPPFIIAEMSGNHNHSLDRALAIVEAAAQAGAHAIKLQTYTADTMTLDIAEGEFFISDRNSLWNGQSLYDLYKQAHTPWEWHAPIMKQAEELGLICFSTPFDETAVEFLETLNVPAYKIASFEVVDLPLIQKVAETGKPLIISTGMATVAEIDEAVRTARDAGCRDLVLLKCTSTYPASPKNSNILTIPHIRELFDCEVGLSDHTMGIGAAVAAVAHGATVIEKHFTLSRADGGVDSAFSMEPHEFRILIEETRRAWQSLGCVQYGPGEEGKKSVIFRRSLYVAEDMQAGDIFTKENLRSIRPGLGLSPKYYRTLLGKQVNRDLKKGTPVSWDILV; the protein is encoded by the coding sequence ATGCAAATCGGTAGATCCATCATCGGAAACAATCACCCTCCATTTATCATTGCCGAGATGTCCGGGAACCACAACCACTCCCTCGATCGGGCACTTGCCATTGTTGAAGCAGCTGCACAAGCCGGTGCCCACGCAATAAAACTCCAAACATACACCGCTGACACGATGACACTGGATATCGCAGAGGGAGAATTCTTTATCAGCGATAGGAATAGCCTCTGGAACGGACAAAGTCTGTATGATCTCTACAAGCAGGCACATACCCCTTGGGAGTGGCATGCCCCTATCATGAAACAGGCAGAAGAACTCGGCCTTATCTGTTTCTCCACCCCATTTGATGAGACCGCTGTTGAGTTTCTTGAAACCCTGAATGTCCCTGCCTACAAGATCGCATCATTTGAAGTCGTTGATCTTCCATTGATACAAAAGGTAGCAGAAACCGGAAAACCTCTTATTATCTCAACAGGGATGGCAACCGTCGCTGAGATTGATGAAGCGGTCCGGACTGCAAGGGATGCCGGGTGTCGGGATCTGGTCCTCCTTAAATGCACTAGCACCTATCCGGCAAGTCCGAAGAATAGTAATATCCTTACAATTCCTCATATCCGGGAGTTGTTTGATTGTGAGGTCGGTCTGTCTGATCATACTATGGGTATCGGCGCAGCGGTTGCAGCTGTCGCTCATGGTGCAACGGTGATTGAGAAACATTTTACTCTCTCACGGGCAGATGGCGGGGTGGATAGTGCATTCTCCATGGAACCACATGAATTCCGGATTCTAATTGAAGAGACGAGACGGGCCTGGCAGTCACTTGGGTGTGTACAATATGGGCCTGGTGAAGAGGGAAAAAAATCTGTGATTTTTCGACGATCTCTTTATGTTGCAGAAGATATGCAGGCAGGAGATATTTTCACAAAAGAAAACCTGCGGAGTATCAGACCGGGACTAGGATTGTCACCAAAATATTATAGGACATTACTTGGAAAACAGGTGAACAGGGATTTAAAAAAGGGAACTCCGGTAAGTTGGGACATACTTGTTTAG
- a CDS encoding DUF6044 family protein, whose amino-acid sequence MTGSETSYVQYLHKIIHSSRLPFLLGLIIVLLYIAPVLIQWEDAPVLNHDCLDSNVVWYLILGQSGKLFGSYDGTIEQIMGGISRNSFPSEFNVVTLLFTFFEPITAYFLNFSIIHLIAFIGMFFFLREFYPGGKEYRYLIPGVSCAFALLPFYPPAGLSIAGLPLMLYGFFSLIRDGWRLWSLLPLILYSFYSSGVFTGYFLLPILFLYCVLISVYQRKVLWRGIYAIFFAGLLFLICDYRLFWEMFLNNSSISHRVEFSSIGLPFIDTFQTGYGMLSSGQYHAESLHQLIVPVLWVSLALMVIHQLGKKRDINRYIIYFGTLLSGGLILSHLTSRVNGDLITLFLWSSIIFFLFLLLGLHLKGVSKGKFLTIEWIIVGLTTLVFLFSFIYQVSTLDLFLFIKSQFFVLNALQMRFYTLLPVIWYLIFGICSIYILERSKKLKIFVYGVILIQIIFLFSFQGGTYQTGGYGNLQDGQYSFNEFYSPDVFESIRDEIGINQSSYRVGSIGIHPAISQYNGFYTVDGYFANYLLQYKHQFREIIAPELNKSERWRVYFDGWGSRAYIFSSELDGTSYSKGNGIVLQDLDLNITAFKNLGGKYIFSAVEIDPVVKGLSLEGVYSSEKSPWEIRVYSVQ is encoded by the coding sequence ATGACCGGATCTGAAACCTCATACGTACAATATCTGCACAAAATAATTCATTCTTCTCGTTTACCTTTTCTCCTGGGATTAATTATTGTTCTTCTCTATATTGCACCAGTTCTGATTCAATGGGAAGATGCACCTGTTCTCAATCATGACTGCCTTGATTCTAATGTGGTATGGTATTTAATTCTTGGCCAGTCCGGAAAACTCTTTGGATCATATGATGGAACAATCGAGCAGATAATGGGAGGTATTTCCCGGAATTCTTTTCCATCTGAATTTAATGTCGTAACATTATTATTTACTTTCTTCGAACCAATCACTGCATATTTTCTGAATTTTTCTATCATCCATCTCATCGCTTTCATCGGGATGTTTTTCTTTCTGCGTGAGTTTTATCCCGGAGGGAAAGAGTATCGATATTTAATCCCCGGGGTCTCTTGTGCATTTGCATTATTGCCATTTTATCCACCTGCTGGATTGAGCATTGCAGGCTTACCGCTCATGTTATATGGTTTTTTCTCTCTCATTCGAGATGGGTGGAGATTGTGGTCACTTCTGCCATTAATATTATATTCTTTCTATTCAAGCGGGGTCTTTACCGGATATTTCTTACTCCCGATTCTATTCCTGTATTGCGTTTTGATTTCGGTTTATCAAAGAAAAGTTTTATGGAGAGGTATTTATGCGATATTCTTCGCGGGTCTCCTTTTTTTAATTTGTGATTATCGACTATTCTGGGAGATGTTTTTAAATAATTCATCCATCTCTCATCGAGTCGAATTTTCATCTATTGGGTTACCTTTCATTGATACTTTTCAGACAGGTTATGGTATGCTTTCCTCCGGACAGTATCATGCTGAAAGCCTGCATCAGCTCATTGTTCCCGTGTTATGGGTATCTTTGGCTCTGATGGTTATTCACCAGTTAGGGAAAAAGAGAGATATTAATCGATATATTATCTATTTTGGTACCCTTTTATCAGGAGGTTTAATCCTTTCTCATTTAACGTCCCGTGTGAATGGAGATTTAATCACTCTTTTCTTATGGAGTTCGATAATTTTCTTTCTTTTTCTTCTTCTTGGACTTCATCTTAAAGGAGTATCAAAAGGAAAATTTTTAACTATTGAATGGATTATTGTCGGATTAACAACTCTTGTATTTCTTTTTTCATTTATATATCAAGTTTCAACGTTGGATTTATTCCTTTTTATTAAATCACAATTTTTTGTTTTAAATGCACTGCAAATGCGGTTTTATACATTATTACCAGTTATTTGGTATCTCATATTTGGGATATGTTCTATTTACATACTGGAAAGATCCAAAAAATTAAAAATCTTTGTTTATGGAGTGATTCTGATTCAGATAATCTTTTTATTCTCATTTCAGGGGGGTACATATCAAACTGGTGGTTATGGAAATCTTCAGGATGGTCAATATTCTTTCAATGAGTTCTATTCACCTGATGTTTTTGAATCCATCAGGGATGAAATCGGAATAAACCAAAGTAGTTATCGGGTTGGCTCAATCGGGATTCACCCGGCAATAAGTCAGTATAATGGGTTTTACACCGTCGATGGATATTTTGCTAATTATCTTCTTCAATATAAACACCAATTCAGGGAAATAATAGCCCCTGAATTGAATAAAAGTGAAAGATGGCGTGTATATTTCGATGGCTGGGGATCCAGGGCGTATATATTCTCATCAGAACTCGATGGAACATCTTATTCAAAGGGAAATGGGATTGTTCTTCAGGATCTTGACCTAAATATTACCGCTTTCAAAAATCTGGGAGGGAAATACATCTTTTCAGCAGTTGAGATTGATCCAGTTGTTAAGGGTTTATCTTTAGAGGGTGTTTACTCATCCGAAAAATCTCCATGGGAGATACGAGTGTATTCTGTTCAATGA